AGGACCATCGGCCAGAGCGACTTGTCGCGCAGGACGGCAAGTACACATGTGCGAAAATAGTCGACAGTAAGACGCTCCGTCATCCAGGCGCGGCTTTCCAGGATGCGCTGTAGTTTCTCGGCGGAATACAACTCTGGGTCATCGTAGAACCAATCCTGGATCATCGCATGGTCGTTCGCGGTCCAACCGACCGATGCGAAAATGGTCGCCGTTTCCGGCGTGTATCTCGTCCAGCCGTAATCGTTGAACTTGATGCGCAGCTTGTTGTACGTCAAAAACGCTTGCCATCGTGAGTCCCGCGCGTAATACGCATTGTTGTAGGCCGCCAAGAGAATAACCAGCGCCACGCACACACCGCCACCGACCAGCGCCACTCGCACGACCTCACGACGCCAGGGCCAGCCCATCAGACAGAGCGCAGCCGGCAAAGCGACAAGCGCCGTCAGGTAAAAAGCGTCTAGGCGAACCAAGGACGATACAACGAGCAGTGCAATGCCCACTGCCAACTGGCCACAGACGCTGCGATCGGCAGCCGTCGCTGCGCGCCGCAGCGCCAGCAAACACGCCATTGCCCCACTCTGGCCGATCAGACATGCGGTTGTCGTAAATTGAAGGTTGTTGAGGTAAAAGATTCCTACGGTGGCAAAGAACAGTAGGTATGCGGCCAATCGCCAGCGCGTAAAGCCGCCGGCCAACGTGCAATACAACAAAGTCGCCTGTGCCAGATACTGAACGGCCAGCAAATAGCCGCCGTACCAGGGAATGGACGGGGACATGAGATAAAGCGATTTAAGCAATCGCCCGATGATGACGTTGGTAAAAATGAGATGTTCGTCGGGCGCAAGGCCCATACCCCGGCCGGAGGCGATCATCTCGATCTGAGGATCGTCGTTCGTTTGAAAGCTAGGCGACAGGACCGCGAAGGTAGTCGCAAATAAAGCTGCCGTCACAAACAGAGCAAAGGCCAGCGGGAACCTCGCTGCCAGTGCTTCGCAGTTCGCCAGGCAGGCACTGCCGAGCGTGCGCGAGGGCGTGCAATCTTGATGCGCCTGGCTTTGTTTGACGGGCGAATTGTCGTGCATGTTGATTCGCCGCTTTACGCGGCGCGGGCTGAATGCCGGCGATCTTTTCGACAGCGCGCGGGGACAGCAAGGCCACACCAGGGGGGGGCGCGTCTCGACTCTTATCGTGTAAAGCGGTAACGAACTTGCGGATTATTCCGCTACTTCGCCAAACGATCTGCCAAAAATGACATGGCGACTTGGTTCAGCGTGCCTAGCCACAGGTTCGCTAGCAGTGCGTTGCCCTCGGCCAAATTGCAACGCTGGCATGATCGATGGTGAAAGACTCCATTGGACTGTCGCGCCCCCCCCCTTGTTGGGTGCCGAGCAGTAGGGCATCGTATGGCTTGGAAACGCCATCGAAGACCAACAACGGGAGCCTTATATGCAAAGCCATCGATCAGTTAACGGCGCAAGATTATTCGCTGGGGCCGACCGACGCCCGGCCGATAGATCCTGCCTGAACTACGGCCTGACCAACTCGCCGGTCGGAGCTGTCTTGGTGAACTTTTTTTCTTTCTGCACAGTGTTTCTTCTGCTGTTCACGCTGGGAACGTCCAGCACCGGGGCGGCCGACGCCAAGGTCGAGGTTCCCGATGATGTGATTTTCGAAACCGGCATCGAGTATGCGAATCCTGCAGGCGAGCATTTGACGCTTGATCTTGCCCGTCCGAAGGTCGCCAAGGGACCGCTCCCCGCCATTGTGTGCATTCACGGCGGCGGGTTTCGCGCCGGCAATCGAGAGCATCACGACCGGCTGTGCATTCAGCTCGCGCAGCGAGGCTATGTGGCGGCGACGGTCACCTATCGCCTGTCGCCGAAATACCAGTTTCCGGCAGCGGTACGCGACGTGAAGGCAGCCGTCCGCTGGCTGCGCGCCAACGCGGGCAAGTACGGGATCGATCCTGAACGAATCGGCACCACCGGAGACTCGGCCGGCGGGCACCTGGCGTTGTTTTTGGGAGTGACGGGGGACGTCAAAGAATTCGACGGCAGCGACGGCGACAACCTCGACCAGTCAAGCCGAGTCAATTGTGTGGTCGACGTCTACGGCCCCAGCGATTTCACCAAATCTTACGGCAAGAGTGTCGATGCCGCACAAGTGTTGCCGCTTTTTCTCGGCGGGGATTTACTCACGGCCCGAAAAAAGCACATCCTGGCCAGCCCACTGTATTGGGTCACTCCGCACGCTCCGCCCACGCTGGTAATTCATGGTACTGAGGATAAGTACGTCGCCTACGAGCAAGCGGAATGGATCGTTGATCGTCTGCGCAATGCCGACGTCGACGTGGAACTTCTCACGTTGGAAGGGGCGGGCCACGGCTTCAAGGGGGACGACGCCAAGCGAGCCCAGGAGGCGATGTTCGCGTTCTTCGACAAGCACCTGAAGCCGCAATGATCGCGATCCTCGCTGGGTGCGCCGCAACTACGCCATGAGACTTTCGATCTGCTCGATCTCGACCTGCTCAAGGCGGAAATTCGAAATGTCGAGATCCATCCGCATGTGGTCGGCATTGCTGGTACCGGTCAGCGGCAACATGCCGACATCTAGGGCGAATCGAAATACAATCTGACTGAGCGAGCGGCCGTGTCGCTTGGCGATTTGAGACATGGCCGGGTGGGCCAATGCGTCGCCATTCGCCGTTAATAGAGAGAACCCCTGATAGACCACGTCGTTCGCCTTACAGAACTCGCGAACTTCTCGATCCCAACCAAGCACGGCAAAGCAGCGATTTTGCACGAAACGGGGTCGCACGCGGGCTTGCTCGCACAATAGCTCAAGTTGCTCAAGCGAGACGTTGCTGACGCCCAGCACGCGCGCACGGCCGTCAGTGTGAATGGCTTCCATCGCCCGCCACGCCTCCCAATCCGCAGGCGCCAACCCGACGCGCCGCGTCGGGCCGTGCAACACGTACGAATCGACGAAGTCCGTTCCAAGATGATCGAGCGAACTGGCGAACGATTGCTCGACCTGTGTGGCAACCGGCGCTTGCGGGTCGTATGGCAGACGGTGATCCTGCCCCTCGCGCGAGGTAAATTTGGTCTGCAGGAATAAGTCCTCTCGCGTGATCTGACCACGCCCGATCGCCACCGCCACAGCCTGACCGACGCCCGCTTCGTGATAATGGCGCCGCTGATTTGCAGTGTCGATCCCACGAAAGCCTTGAGTGATAGCCGTCTCTGTGAGACTCTGCGTGGCATCCTCTTTCCATGCGGTACCGTACAAAAAGCGCGGCACGCGCACGCCATCAATGGATAGTGGTTCTAGCGGCATGCCGATATTCCCTTTGCTGACTGCGCACTATGGTTCTTCGCGCGGCAATTCGGACAATCGCTTACTTTCCAAGCAACTTCTGCAAGTCGCGCCATGGTCGGGTGTTGGCCACATCCTGCTTAGTGAGGCCCGCGCGCCGTGCCTGATTGATCCCATAGCGAAGTACATCCAGCCCCTGCGTGCTATGCGCATCGCTAGAAATTACGATCGGAATTTTGAAGCTTTTTGCCGCGGCGCAGGCTACGTCGTCCAGGTCGAGCCGCGCTGGGTTGGCGTTCAGCTCCAAAAACTTGCCGTAGTCGCGCGCCGCCTTGAACATGGCATCCAGGTCGATTTCGTATGACTTCCGCCGATTAAGGATTCGGCCCGTCGGATGGGCGATCGCCGAGACGTGCGGATTCTTGATCGCATCGAGTATGCGTTGCGTGATTTGCTCACGTGGCTGGTTCTGGCCGTAATGGACGCTGGCCACGATCCAATCAGCTCCGGCCAAAACGTCGTCATCCAGGTCGAGGCCGCCTTTTTCCAAGATGTCGACCTCGACCCCCTTGAGCACTTGGAACCCACGCAGACCTTCGTTGAGCTTGTCGATCATGGCCCATTGGCGACGCAAGCGGGTGCCGTCGAGTCCGTTGGCCATCGTCACCCGTTTGGAATGATCGGTAATCGCTATATATGCCAGTCCGCGTGCCTGAGCGGCGGCGATCATTTCTTCGAGCGTTGCCTTGCCGTCAGTGGCGTTGGTGTGCATGTGCAAATCGCCGCAAAGATCACCGATCTCGATCAGCTTGGGCAATTTACCTGCGTCCGCCCAGACGAACTCTTGCCGGCCTTCGCGGATCTCGGGCGGGAACAGCGGTAGCCCCAACGCCGCGTAGACGTCTTTTTCTGTACGCCCGGCGATGCTCGTTTCGGCTCTGAAAACGCCGTACTCGTTGATCTTTAGCCCTTCGTCCTTGGCCCGGCCGCGCAAAATCACGTTGTGTGCCTTCGAACCGGTGAAATATTGCCAGGCTGCGCCGAACGAATCGGCCGGCACGACGCGCAAATCAACCTGCATGCCGCCGGAGAGCCGAATCGACATTTTCGTATCGCCGCGGGCGATCGTCTCGGCCACTCCTTGGTAATTGGCAAAATGATCCATCACCGCCGCAGGCTTGCTCGACGCGACCAGCAGATCGAGATCGCCGATCGTTTCCCGGCCACGTCGATAGCTGCCTGCCGCCTCGGCCTGGTCGACGGCCTGACAAGCCCGCAAATGGGAGAGCAGCGATTGCACGAACTCGTCGGCTGTGGCCCAATAAATCCGATCGTCGACGGTCTCCGCGATCGACAGTCCTTCCAGGATCTTTTGCTCAGTCTTCTCGCCAAAGCCTTTTAAGTCGCGAACACGATGCGCATCGCAGGCCGCTTTCAACTGTTCCAACGTGCCGACTTGCAACTCTTTATAGAGCACCGCTGCCTTCTTTGGACCTACGCCGGGTACGCGCATCAGCACCAATACCGAGGGGGGTGTCTTGGCCGCTAATTCTTGCAGCAGCGGCAACTCACCCGTCGTCGCCAAGGTCGTGATCTTGTCGGCCAGATCCTTGCCGATGCCGGGAATATCGGTGAGGGTGCGCTCGGGGTCCTTGACGATCGCGGCCACGGATTCGGTCAGATCGCGAAGCGTCTGTGCCGCGTTGCGATAAGCCCGCAGTCGGAACGGATTTTCACCCTGAAATTCCAGCAGATCCGCGATCTGATCAAAGGCGTCGGCAATTTCAGAGTTCTTCATGGCTCTTAAATGAATGGGCGATTTGCGCGTCGCGTTCTTCTCTTTCATCGTCAGCGAACCACATCATATCATATGGGTCCTATCGATAGAGGAGACCGGGCCAATCTCCGGCGACATCGTCGGATATCAACGGCAACAGGACAACGATCACTACATTTCGGTGAGATCGAAGGTGGATAGCCACGCAGCACACGGATGTAATGCATGGGAGGCGCATTTGTTCGTGCGATTTGTGTTACTCGTGTTTGACCGATTCTGCTTTGCGATCCGCTGCGTCATTTCTGACTGATCTTTTTCAACATCAAGGTGATCGTATGAATGATTCCGACGATGCAAGACTTGTCGTGCGCCCGATCGGTTGGGTCCGGTCGTCACGCGGCATGGCGACAGATGATTATTGGGGAGGCACGGTAGCCAACATCGAGCTTGACGCGAGCCAGTACCCTGCCACGTCGTTGGCCGGCCTAACCGATTTTTCGCACGTGCAGATCATCTATTTGTTTCACAAAGTTGGCCTGGCCAGCATAGTGACGGCGGCCGAACACCCGCGCGAGAATCCGGCCTGGCCGAAGGTGGGCATTTTTGCCCAGCGCAAAAAGAGCCGTCCGAACAGGCTGGGGCTTTCCACGTGCCGGTTGCTATCGGTCGACGGATTGACAATCCAAGTGGCCGAGCTCGACGCGCTCGACGGCACGCCGGTCATCGACATTAAGCCCTACGTGCTGGAATTCGAACCTCGCCGCGAGGACGTGCGCCAACCCAAGTGGATCGGTGAATTGATGGCGGATTATTTTGCGAAGCAGGACAAATGAATAACTGGAACGGCATCGAACGAGCGTTAAGTGCGCGATGCGCACCGTGCGACTTGCTAAATATGCAACTCCACCACATCCTTATCCGACAGCACGTAGTCTCCCTTGACCGTATTGGCGTTGTGGCTGCCGGCGCCCCAAACTCGGGCGGATTTAAGGTTCTCGGCGATGTCCTTGTGGACGAGCCCTGCCACGTCGGCCACAGTGCCGCCGGTGCGCAGCGTGAACGGGCGCTCGTAGTCTGGCTCCTTTGCGCGCGGCAACTTGGTGTAGACACGCATCACGTCCAGCCCGCGAAAAATTGCGTTGCGCAGTTCCGATAGTCCGGTGCCCGCTTGGGCCGAAATGACGTATTCAGCAAAGTCCCATTGCTTGGCACGCGGGCTTTGCAGCCCTTCGTGCAGAAATTCCAGGCGGATCAGCGCGTCCTCCAGGTCGATCTTATTGGGCACGAGCAGCGTTTGCGTGTAAGAGAGACCTATATCCTCCTCATCGAGATGCGACGTGCGTCCCAGCCGGGTCTTGGTCGTAGCCAACTTGTCGAGCACGGCCTGGCACTCGTCGATCCCTTCGTCGCTACCCAAATCGACGACCAGAACGACCAAATCGGCCCCGCGAATCAAACCGTGCATGTACGGCTCGAAGATGTCGGGCGTGATCGGCGGCGTATCGATCAGCTGCACCTGCACGTCTTCCCAGGGCATCATGCCGGGCAGTGGTGTGCGCGTGGTGAACGGATAGGGAGCAATCTCGGGCGTTGCCCGCGTTAGTGCGGCCAAAAGCTGGCTTTTTCCAGCGTTGGGCGCGCCGAGCAGAACGGCGGTGCCGGCCCCCTGCCGTGGGACGCGCACGCCATGCACCTTGGCCGGGTTTTTCTTGGCAGCCTCGACCTCTTTTTTGGCCCGGCTGATCTTCTGCTTGATCTCGGACTGAAGCTTCTCGGAAGCCTTATGCTTGGGCATCTCGCGCAGCATGACTTCGAGCCACTTTAGCTCCTCGTCAGTGGTCGTGGCGCGACGGTAGGCCTCCTCGGCCTTGTGATACTGGGGCGTGAGATTGGTAGCCATTGTTCGACGCACTGGGGCCAAATACGGGTACTATCCGGCAGCATACCGTCTGCCCGCCGCGCAGTGCAGAGCTGCCAGTCGACTGCAAAGGCGCCTGCGACGCTAGGATAAAAAAGCCATGCTCGCGATATAACGCGCCATTTTCGCAACAGACGGCCCTATCTTTCCTGAGCGTTGACTGTTGACGGCGGCGCGGCGCGGCGTTACCGTTCCCAACAAGTTGCGAGGGGATAGAAAACCCGCCCAAGAACGTCGTAAGCCGTGCGGGCTTCATCTCATTCGTATCCCCCAACAGCCCGCCGCATTGGCCCGCATTCGCCGGTGCGGGATTTCTGCAAGGTCGTATTAAGGGGGTCGCTCAGCGTGTCACGTTCGATTTTGCGCACGAAGGTGGATCGCAGCACGCCGGCCTGTCAGGCGAATCGTGCTGCTTTGCTCGCGCAACTGACCGAACTCGACAAGCTGCTCGAAGGGGCGCGGGCCGGAGGCGGACCGAAGTACACCGAACGGCATCACAAACGGGGCAAGTTGCTCCCGCGCGAACGCATCGAACTATTGCTCGACCGGGATTCGCCATTCCTCGAACTTTCCAGCGTCGCGGCGGCGGGCACGGAATATCACGTCGGCGCTTCGGGCGTCGGCGGCATCGGAGTGGTGGCCGGCGTCGAGTGCGTAATCACGGGGAATGATCCCACGGTTCGTGGCGGCGCGGTGAATCCTTATTCGCTGGCCAAGTCATTGCGGTCGCTGACGATCGCCCGCCAGAATCGTTTGCCGGTTATCTTTCTGGTCGAGTCGGGCGGAGCCGACCTGCCGCGACAGGCCGAGATTTTTGTGCCGGGTGGCGCCGTGTTCCGTGATCTAACCCAGCTTTCGTCGGAGGGTATCCCGACGATCGCGCTGGTGTTCGGCAATTCGACCGCGGGCGGCGCCTATAACCCGGCCATGTGCGACTACTCGGTGTTTGTTCGCAATCGTGCTAAGGTGTTCCTGGGGGGGCCACCGCTCGTGAAGATGGCCACCGGCGAAGAATCGACTGATGAAGAACTGGGCGGCGCCGAAATGCACGCTCGAGTCTCGGGCCTGGCAGACTTTCTGGCGAACGACGAGCATGATGCCCTGCGATTGGGCCGACGCATCGTCGCGAATTTGAACTGGCAAAAGCTCGGCCCGGCACCGTCAGCGCACGTCGAAGAACCGCTCTACGACGCGGAAGACCTCCTGGATTTGGCGCCGGCGGACCTAAAGGTTCCGGCCGACATCCATGAGATCCTGGCGCGCGTGGTCGACGGGTCTCGCTTCGACGAATACAAGCCCCTCTACGGCAATAGCCTGGTGACCGGCTGGGCCTCGATCCATGGTTTTCAGGTCGGCATACT
This genomic window from Pirellulales bacterium contains:
- a CDS encoding alpha/beta hydrolase: MNFFSFCTVFLLLFTLGTSSTGAADAKVEVPDDVIFETGIEYANPAGEHLTLDLARPKVAKGPLPAIVCIHGGGFRAGNREHHDRLCIQLAQRGYVAATVTYRLSPKYQFPAAVRDVKAAVRWLRANAGKYGIDPERIGTTGDSAGGHLALFLGVTGDVKEFDGSDGDNLDQSSRVNCVVDVYGPSDFTKSYGKSVDAAQVLPLFLGGDLLTARKKHILASPLYWVTPHAPPTLVIHGTEDKYVAYEQAEWIVDRLRNADVDVELLTLEGAGHGFKGDDAKRAQEAMFAFFDKHLKPQ
- a CDS encoding aldo/keto reductase; protein product: MPLEPLSIDGVRVPRFLYGTAWKEDATQSLTETAITQGFRGIDTANQRRHYHEAGVGQAVAVAIGRGQITREDLFLQTKFTSREGQDHRLPYDPQAPVATQVEQSFASSLDHLGTDFVDSYVLHGPTRRVGLAPADWEAWRAMEAIHTDGRARVLGVSNVSLEQLELLCEQARVRPRFVQNRCFAVLGWDREVREFCKANDVVYQGFSLLTANGDALAHPAMSQIAKRHGRSLSQIVFRFALDVGMLPLTGTSNADHMRMDLDISNFRLEQVEIEQIESLMA
- the polX gene encoding DNA polymerase/3'-5' exonuclease PolX; amino-acid sequence: MKNSEIADAFDQIADLLEFQGENPFRLRAYRNAAQTLRDLTESVAAIVKDPERTLTDIPGIGKDLADKITTLATTGELPLLQELAAKTPPSVLVLMRVPGVGPKKAAVLYKELQVGTLEQLKAACDAHRVRDLKGFGEKTEQKILEGLSIAETVDDRIYWATADEFVQSLLSHLRACQAVDQAEAAGSYRRGRETIGDLDLLVASSKPAAVMDHFANYQGVAETIARGDTKMSIRLSGGMQVDLRVVPADSFGAAWQYFTGSKAHNVILRGRAKDEGLKINEYGVFRAETSIAGRTEKDVYAALGLPLFPPEIREGRQEFVWADAGKLPKLIEIGDLCGDLHMHTNATDGKATLEEMIAAAQARGLAYIAITDHSKRVTMANGLDGTRLRRQWAMIDKLNEGLRGFQVLKGVEVDILEKGGLDLDDDVLAGADWIVASVHYGQNQPREQITQRILDAIKNPHVSAIAHPTGRILNRRKSYEIDLDAMFKAARDYGKFLELNANPARLDLDDVACAAAKSFKIPIVISSDAHSTQGLDVLRYGINQARRAGLTKQDVANTRPWRDLQKLLGK
- a CDS encoding SAM-dependent methyltransferase, which gives rise to MNDSDDARLVVRPIGWVRSSRGMATDDYWGGTVANIELDASQYPATSLAGLTDFSHVQIIYLFHKVGLASIVTAAEHPRENPAWPKVGIFAQRKKSRPNRLGLSTCRLLSVDGLTIQVAELDALDGTPVIDIKPYVLEFEPRREDVRQPKWIGELMADYFAKQDK
- a CDS encoding GTPase, which encodes MATNLTPQYHKAEEAYRRATTTDEELKWLEVMLREMPKHKASEKLQSEIKQKISRAKKEVEAAKKNPAKVHGVRVPRQGAGTAVLLGAPNAGKSQLLAALTRATPEIAPYPFTTRTPLPGMMPWEDVQVQLIDTPPITPDIFEPYMHGLIRGADLVVLVVDLGSDEGIDECQAVLDKLATTKTRLGRTSHLDEEDIGLSYTQTLLVPNKIDLEDALIRLEFLHEGLQSPRAKQWDFAEYVISAQAGTGLSELRNAIFRGLDVMRVYTKLPRAKEPDYERPFTLRTGGTVADVAGLVHKDIAENLKSARVWGAGSHNANTVKGDYVLSDKDVVELHI
- a CDS encoding carboxyl transferase domain-containing protein — translated: MSRSILRTKVDRSTPACQANRAALLAQLTELDKLLEGARAGGGPKYTERHHKRGKLLPRERIELLLDRDSPFLELSSVAAAGTEYHVGASGVGGIGVVAGVECVITGNDPTVRGGAVNPYSLAKSLRSLTIARQNRLPVIFLVESGGADLPRQAEIFVPGGAVFRDLTQLSSEGIPTIALVFGNSTAGGAYNPAMCDYSVFVRNRAKVFLGGPPLVKMATGEESTDEELGGAEMHARVSGLADFLANDEHDALRLGRRIVANLNWQKLGPAPSAHVEEPLYDAEDLLDLAPADLKVPADIHEILARVVDGSRFDEYKPLYGNSLVTGWASIHGFQVGILANSRGVLFSEEAQKATQFIQLANRNDVPLVFIQNVTGYMVGKEYEQRGIIKHGAMMINAVSNSTVPHVTLQIGASYGAGNYGMCGRAYNPRFVFIWPNSKTAVMGPQQLAGVMSIVGRAAAAEAGRPFDEESDKMQRAFIENQIETESLAAYTSARIYDDGIIDPRDTRTVLGIALSACHSAEVRGTKQLGVFRM